The proteins below come from a single Caulobacter segnis ATCC 21756 genomic window:
- the thiS gene encoding sulfur carrier protein ThiS — MRLLLNGEERDVAGVVTIADLVASLGLDARKVAVERNLEIAPRSTYADTALADGDRIEIVTFIGGG; from the coding sequence ATGAGGCTTTTGTTGAACGGGGAAGAACGGGACGTGGCCGGGGTGGTGACGATCGCCGATCTGGTGGCGTCGCTGGGCCTGGACGCCCGCAAGGTGGCGGTCGAGCGCAACCTCGAGATCGCCCCGCGTTCCACCTACGCCGACACGGCTCTGGCTGACGGCGACCGCATCGAGATCGTCACTTTTATCGGCGGCGGTTGA
- the accB gene encoding acetyl-CoA carboxylase biotin carboxyl carrier protein: protein MSNPKAPADPVEAPAIDARLVRKIADILKDTGLSEIEVEHAGLKIRVARELTAAPINYVQATAPAYAPAPAAAPAPAAPAPAAEAAPAPAATRGDAVKSPMVGTAYLSPQPGADAFVKVGDTVAAGQTLLIVEAMKTMNPISAPKAGKIVEILVTDAQPVEFGEPLVVIE, encoded by the coding sequence ATGTCGAACCCCAAGGCCCCCGCCGATCCGGTCGAAGCTCCGGCCATCGACGCCCGTCTGGTCCGCAAGATCGCGGACATCCTGAAGGACACGGGCCTGTCCGAGATCGAAGTCGAGCATGCCGGCTTGAAAATCCGCGTCGCCCGTGAACTGACGGCCGCGCCGATCAACTACGTCCAGGCGACGGCCCCCGCCTATGCCCCGGCGCCCGCCGCCGCGCCCGCCCCCGCCGCGCCCGCTCCGGCGGCCGAAGCGGCTCCGGCGCCCGCCGCCACGCGCGGCGACGCGGTGAAGTCGCCAATGGTCGGCACCGCCTACCTGTCGCCCCAGCCGGGCGCCGATGCGTTCGTGAAGGTCGGCGACACCGTCGCGGCCGGTCAGACCCTGCTGATCGTCGAAGCCATGAAGACCATGAACCCGATCTCGGCCCCCAAGGCCGGCAAGATCGTCGAGATCCTGGTCACCGACGCGCAGCCCGTCGAGTTCGGCGAGCCGCTCGTCGTCATCGAGTAA
- a CDS encoding thiazole synthase, with protein sequence MNAHVSPDAVAADTEETWTVAGRTFRSRLIVGTGKYKDYATNAAAARAAGAEIVTVAVRRVNLTDPTQPLLVDYVKPSEFTYLPNTAGCFTGEDAVRTLRLAREAGGWDLVKLEVLSDPKTLFPDMEETLRSLKLLVADGFQVMVYCSDDPVYARKLEEAGAVAIMPLGAPIGSGLGIQNRVNLRIIVENAKVPVLVDAGVGTASDAAIGMELGCDAILMNTAIAEAKDPIRMAKAMKHAVIAGREAYLAGRMQKRLYADPSSPLAGLI encoded by the coding sequence ATGAACGCGCATGTTTCCCCCGACGCCGTCGCCGCTGACACCGAAGAAACCTGGACCGTCGCCGGCCGCACCTTCCGCTCGCGCCTGATCGTCGGCACGGGCAAGTACAAGGACTATGCGACCAACGCCGCCGCCGCCCGCGCGGCCGGGGCCGAGATCGTCACCGTGGCCGTGCGCCGCGTGAACCTCACCGATCCCACTCAGCCGTTGCTGGTCGACTATGTGAAGCCCAGCGAGTTCACCTATCTTCCCAACACCGCCGGCTGCTTCACCGGCGAGGACGCCGTGCGCACGCTGCGCCTGGCCCGCGAGGCCGGCGGCTGGGATCTGGTCAAGCTGGAGGTCCTCAGCGACCCCAAGACCCTGTTCCCGGACATGGAAGAGACGCTGCGCTCGCTGAAGCTGCTGGTCGCCGACGGCTTCCAGGTGATGGTCTACTGCTCGGACGACCCGGTCTATGCGCGCAAGCTGGAAGAGGCGGGGGCGGTGGCGATCATGCCGCTGGGCGCGCCGATCGGCTCGGGCTTGGGCATCCAGAACCGCGTCAACCTGCGGATCATCGTCGAGAACGCCAAGGTGCCCGTGCTGGTCGACGCCGGCGTCGGCACGGCCTCGGACGCGGCGATCGGCATGGAGCTGGGCTGCGACGCCATCCTGATGAACACCGCCATCGCCGAGGCCAAGGACCCGATCCGCATGGCCAAGGCGATGAAGCACGCCGTCATCGCCGGCCGCGAAGCCTATCTAGCCGGCCGGATGCAGAAGCGCCTCTACGCCGATCCCAGCTCGCCGCTGGCGGGGCTGATCTAG
- a CDS encoding type II 3-dehydroquinate dehydratase, with the protein MVKPIHVLSGPNLNLLGTREPEIYGKDTLDDVRARCEARAASRGVSVVFRQSNHEGVLIDWVQEARLSASALILNPAGYGHTSIALLDALKTLSIPVIECHLSNPAAREEFRRHTYVSLAATGIVSGFGAASYELAIEAAFGLIGV; encoded by the coding sequence ATGGTAAAACCGATCCACGTGCTGAGCGGCCCCAACCTCAACCTGTTGGGAACCCGCGAGCCCGAGATTTACGGCAAGGACACCCTCGACGATGTCCGGGCGCGCTGCGAGGCGCGGGCGGCTTCGCGTGGCGTTTCGGTGGTCTTCCGCCAGTCCAATCATGAGGGCGTGCTGATCGATTGGGTGCAAGAGGCGCGTCTGTCGGCCTCGGCGCTCATTCTCAATCCGGCTGGCTACGGCCACACCTCGATCGCGTTGCTGGACGCGCTCAAGACCTTGAGCATCCCAGTGATCGAGTGCCATCTGTCCAACCCGGCGGCGAGGGAGGAATTCCGCCGCCATACCTATGTGTCGCTGGCGGCCACGGGGATCGTCTCCGGGTTCGGCGCGGCGAGCTATGAATTGGCGATCGAGGCCGCTTTCGGCCTGATCGGCGTTTAA
- the accC gene encoding acetyl-CoA carboxylase biotin carboxylase subunit: MFDKILIANRGEIALRVHRACKEMGIATVAVHSEADRNSMWVRLADESVCIGPAPAAKSYLNIPSIIAAAEITGAQAIHPGYGFLSENARFAEIVGAHGFTFIGPKPEHIRMMGDKITAKQAVKDAGIPVVPGSDGGVSTEEEAFEAAEKIGFPVLIKAAAGGGGRGMKVAQTREDLAEAVSTARAEARAAFGDDTVYMERYLQKPRHIELQVIADSHGNVVHLGERDCSLQRRHQKVLEEAPSPALSAEGRAKIGKVVVDAVKAIGYLGVGTIEFLWENGEFFFIEMNTRLQVEHPVTEAITGIDLVREQIRIAAGLPLSFTQEDVVFEGHAIECRINAENARTFTPSPGVITDFHAPGGLGVRLDSAIYTGYAIPPYYDSLIGKLIVHGRDRAECIARLKRCLGEMVVGGVETTIPLFQDLLVQSDILAGDYDIHWLERWIKAQEA, from the coding sequence ATGTTCGACAAGATCCTGATCGCGAACCGGGGCGAGATCGCGCTCCGGGTTCACCGTGCCTGCAAGGAAATGGGCATCGCAACGGTGGCCGTGCACTCCGAGGCTGACCGCAACTCCATGTGGGTGCGCCTGGCTGACGAGAGCGTCTGCATCGGCCCGGCTCCCGCCGCCAAGAGCTATCTGAACATCCCGTCGATCATCGCGGCCGCAGAAATCACCGGCGCCCAGGCGATCCACCCGGGCTATGGCTTCCTGTCCGAGAACGCCCGCTTCGCCGAGATCGTCGGCGCGCACGGCTTCACCTTCATCGGTCCGAAGCCCGAGCACATCCGGATGATGGGCGACAAGATCACCGCCAAGCAGGCCGTGAAGGACGCCGGCATCCCGGTCGTTCCTGGCTCGGACGGCGGCGTCTCGACCGAGGAAGAGGCCTTCGAGGCCGCCGAGAAGATCGGCTTCCCCGTGCTGATCAAGGCCGCCGCCGGCGGCGGCGGTCGCGGCATGAAGGTCGCCCAAACGCGCGAGGACCTGGCCGAAGCGGTCTCGACCGCCCGCGCCGAGGCTCGCGCCGCGTTCGGCGACGACACGGTCTACATGGAGCGCTACCTCCAGAAGCCGCGCCACATCGAGCTGCAGGTGATCGCCGACAGCCATGGCAACGTGGTGCACCTGGGCGAACGCGACTGCTCGCTGCAGCGTCGTCACCAGAAGGTGCTGGAAGAGGCCCCCTCGCCGGCCCTGTCGGCGGAGGGCCGCGCCAAGATCGGCAAGGTCGTGGTCGATGCGGTCAAGGCCATCGGCTATCTGGGCGTCGGGACCATCGAGTTCCTGTGGGAGAACGGCGAGTTCTTCTTCATCGAGATGAACACCCGCCTGCAGGTCGAACACCCGGTCACCGAAGCCATCACCGGCATCGATCTGGTGCGCGAACAGATCCGCATCGCCGCGGGCTTGCCGCTGTCGTTCACCCAGGAAGACGTGGTCTTCGAAGGCCACGCCATCGAATGCCGGATCAACGCCGAGAACGCGCGGACCTTCACGCCTTCGCCGGGCGTGATCACCGACTTCCACGCCCCTGGCGGCCTGGGCGTTCGCCTGGATTCGGCGATCTACACCGGTTATGCGATCCCGCCCTACTACGACAGCCTGATCGGCAAGCTGATCGTCCATGGCCGCGATCGCGCCGAGTGCATCGCTCGTCTCAAGCGCTGCCTTGGCGAGATGGTGGTCGGCGGCGTCGAGACGACGATCCC